A window of Sphingobium herbicidovorans contains these coding sequences:
- a CDS encoding cold-shock protein, which produces MSIVGTVKFFNADKGYGFIAPDDGSPDAFVHITAVERAGLATLREKDRVSYDLEQDGRGKMAAVNIAHAQ; this is translated from the coding sequence ATGAGCATCGTCGGAACCGTCAAATTTTTCAACGCCGACAAGGGCTATGGCTTCATCGCTCCCGATGACGGCAGCCCGGACGCATTCGTCCACATCACCGCCGTTGAGCGCGCTGGCCTGGCCACGCTGCGCGAAAAGGACCGCGTCTCCTATGATCTGGAGCAGGACGGTCGCGGCAAGATGGCTGCCGTGAATATCGCGCACGCGCAATAA
- a CDS encoding type II toxin-antitoxin system RelE/ParE family toxin has product MPHVIWRPIAREDARRIIDYISDRNPAAAARLAELLEYTATRLADHPYMYRAGRVPETREALVTPNYMLVYRVGADVIEILTVKHTRQQYP; this is encoded by the coding sequence ATGCCGCACGTTATTTGGCGCCCGATCGCGCGCGAGGATGCGCGGCGCATCATCGACTATATCTCTGATCGCAATCCCGCCGCTGCCGCTCGCCTTGCAGAACTGCTGGAATATACCGCCACTCGCTTGGCCGATCATCCCTACATGTATCGCGCCGGTCGTGTCCCCGAGACGCGGGAAGCCCTCGTCACCCCCAATTACATGCTCGTCTACCGCGTCGGAGCCGACGTCATAGAAATATTGACCGTCAAACACACCCGGCAACAATATCCCTGA
- the relB gene encoding type II toxin-antitoxin system RelB family antitoxin, producing MTKLTPIESEFATTEEAEAYDAWFRAQVEASLADPRPGIPHDQVMAELRAIIEAKKAKHV from the coding sequence ATGACCAAACTCACCCCCATCGAGTCCGAGTTCGCGACGACCGAGGAAGCCGAGGCTTATGACGCCTGGTTTCGCGCACAGGTGGAGGCGTCCTTGGCCGATCCCCGGCCCGGCATCCCGCACGATCAGGTCATGGCGGAACTGCGCGCGATCATTGAGGCGAAGAAAGCCAAGCACGTCTGA